A single Oceanimonas doudoroffii DNA region contains:
- the panF gene encoding sodium/pantothenate symporter: MNAGLMIPLLVYLAVMIGLGLWLGRRRSEGGFVQDYFLGSRSMGGFVLAMTMVATYASASSFIGGPGAAYRMGLGWVLLAMIQVPTVWLTLGVLGKQFAHIARRVNALTINDMLQARYQSPLVVLLAGLGLLAAFVATMVVQFIGGARLLETVTGLSYQSGLMLFAGAVLLYTLVGGFRAVVVTDAVQGILMLLGTVVLLAGVLQAGGGAATMFAELKAIDPGLVQPQGPDGFLSMSFMLSFWVLVCFGVIGLPHSAVRCLAYKDSAAMHRGIIIGTLVGAVLMFGMHFAGALGRVLVPELTVPDKVMPTLMLTVLPPLVAGLFLAGPMAAIMSTIDSQLIQAAATLVKDLYLNHLCKTQPAPAVIKRASKLVTLTLGLIVLWAALSPPEMIIWLNLMAFGALQAIFFWPLVLGLYWWRGNSTGALASMLTGAISYSLLLHFGIKPLGLHAIVPSLALSGLAYVVGSLLTPPPSPEVRTLFGR; this comes from the coding sequence ATGAATGCCGGACTGATGATTCCCCTGCTGGTGTATCTGGCGGTGATGATTGGCCTGGGACTGTGGCTGGGCCGTCGCCGCAGCGAAGGCGGCTTTGTGCAGGACTATTTCCTTGGCAGCCGCTCCATGGGCGGCTTTGTGCTGGCCATGACCATGGTGGCCACCTATGCCTCGGCCTCGTCTTTTATTGGCGGCCCCGGCGCGGCCTACCGCATGGGGTTGGGCTGGGTGCTGCTGGCGATGATCCAGGTGCCCACGGTGTGGCTGACCCTGGGGGTGCTGGGCAAACAGTTCGCCCATATCGCCCGGCGGGTGAACGCGCTCACCATTAACGACATGCTGCAGGCCCGCTACCAAAGCCCGCTGGTGGTGCTGCTGGCGGGCCTGGGCCTGCTCGCCGCCTTTGTGGCCACCATGGTGGTGCAGTTTATCGGCGGTGCCCGGCTGCTGGAAACCGTGACCGGACTGTCGTATCAGAGCGGACTCATGCTGTTTGCCGGCGCCGTGCTGCTCTATACCCTGGTGGGCGGCTTTCGCGCCGTGGTGGTGACCGACGCCGTGCAGGGCATTCTGATGCTGCTGGGCACTGTGGTGCTGCTGGCCGGCGTGCTGCAGGCCGGCGGCGGCGCCGCCACCATGTTTGCCGAGCTGAAAGCCATCGATCCCGGGCTGGTGCAGCCTCAGGGCCCCGACGGCTTTCTCTCCATGAGCTTTATGCTGTCGTTCTGGGTGCTGGTGTGCTTTGGGGTAATAGGCCTGCCCCATTCGGCGGTACGCTGCCTGGCCTACAAAGACAGCGCCGCCATGCACAGGGGCATTATTATCGGCACCCTGGTTGGGGCCGTGCTGATGTTTGGCATGCACTTCGCCGGGGCGCTGGGGCGCGTGCTGGTGCCTGAGCTAACCGTACCCGACAAGGTGATGCCCACCCTGATGCTCACCGTTCTGCCGCCGCTGGTGGCCGGGCTGTTTCTGGCCGGGCCCATGGCCGCCATTATGTCGACCATCGACTCCCAGCTTATTCAGGCCGCCGCCACCCTGGTAAAGGATCTTTACCTTAACCACCTATGCAAAACCCAGCCGGCGCCGGCCGTGATCAAGCGCGCCAGCAAGCTGGTGACCCTGACCCTGGGGCTGATAGTGCTGTGGGCGGCCCTGAGTCCGCCGGAGATGATCATCTGGCTCAACCTGATGGCCTTTGGCGCCCTGCAGGCTATCTTTTTCTGGCCGCTGGTGCTGGGCCTGTACTGGTGGCGGGGCAACAGCACCGGCGCACTGGCCTCCATGCTCACCGGTGCCATCAGCTACAGCCTGCTGCTGCACTTTGGCATCAAGCCCCTGGGGCTGCACGCCATCGTGCCGAGCCTGGCGCTCTCGGGCCTGGCCTATGTGGTGGGATCTCTGCTCACGCCGCCGCCCTCACCCGAAGTGCGTACCCTGTTTGGCCGCTGA
- the prmA gene encoding 50S ribosomal protein L11 methyltransferase, with amino-acid sequence MPWIQIRINATEKTADKVSNMLSGRGAQAVTYMDAEDKPVFEPLPGETLLWDDTVVVGLFDAETDPAPIIDFLKKFYRKDLVYKVEQLEDKDWVREWMDSFHPMRFGKRLWICPSWRDVPDPEAVNVMLDPGLAFGTGTHPTTALCLEWLDGQDLAGKTVIDFGCGSGILALAALKLGAKEVIGIDIDPQALQASRDNAERNGVADRLSVYLPQDQPEGLQADVVVANILAGPLKELSPIISGLVRPGGSLALSGILETQAEGLNQVYDQWFAMAEPEFREEWARLNGSKH; translated from the coding sequence ATGCCCTGGATACAAATTCGCATCAACGCCACCGAAAAGACCGCCGACAAGGTCAGCAACATGCTCTCCGGCCGCGGCGCCCAGGCGGTGACCTACATGGACGCCGAAGACAAGCCGGTGTTTGAGCCCCTGCCCGGTGAAACCCTGCTGTGGGACGACACCGTAGTGGTGGGCCTGTTCGACGCCGAAACCGATCCGGCGCCCATCATCGACTTTCTGAAGAAGTTCTACCGCAAGGATCTGGTGTATAAGGTGGAGCAGCTGGAAGACAAGGACTGGGTGCGCGAGTGGATGGACAGCTTTCACCCCATGCGCTTTGGCAAGCGGCTGTGGATTTGCCCCAGCTGGCGTGACGTGCCCGACCCCGAGGCGGTGAACGTGATGCTGGATCCGGGACTGGCCTTTGGCACCGGCACCCACCCTACCACCGCCCTGTGCCTGGAATGGCTCGACGGCCAGGATCTGGCCGGCAAAACCGTGATCGACTTTGGCTGCGGCTCCGGCATTCTGGCGCTGGCGGCGCTCAAGCTGGGCGCCAAAGAGGTGATTGGCATCGACATTGATCCACAGGCGCTGCAGGCCAGCCGCGACAACGCCGAGCGCAACGGCGTGGCCGACCGGCTGAGCGTGTATCTGCCGCAAGACCAGCCCGAGGGCCTGCAGGCCGACGTGGTGGTGGCCAATATTCTGGCCGGCCCGCTGAAAGAGCTCTCCCCCATCATCAGCGGCCTGGTGCGTCCGGGCGGCTCGCTGGCGCTGTCTGGCATCCTCGAAACCCAGGCCGAGGGCCTGAATCAGGTCTACGATCAGTGGTTCGCCATGGCCGAACCCGAGTTCCGGGAAGAATGGGCCCGCCTGAACGGCAGCAAACACTGA
- the dusB gene encoding tRNA dihydrouridine synthase DusB, whose product MEIGPYKLDAPLLVAPMAGVTDRPFRTLCMRMGAGMAVSEMMSANPLLRDSDKSRRRMDHEGESGIRSVQIAGADPALMADAARYNVDQGAQIIDINMGCPAKKVNKKMAGSALLQFPELVQDIVSAVVTAVSVPVTLKIRTGWDPDNRNGVHIARIAEDSGIRALAVHGRTRACMYKGNAEYDTIRAIKQAVSMPVVANGDITSPQKARFVLDYTGADAIMIGRAAQGRPWIFREIRHYLEHGTTPAPLPMEQEQAMIREHVTALHDFYGEVMGVRIARKHVGWYLQESDAGRDFRRNFNALEEAGQQLDALEQFFANNSLTNNRRAD is encoded by the coding sequence ATGGAAATTGGTCCTTACAAACTGGACGCCCCCCTGCTGGTGGCACCGATGGCGGGCGTAACCGATCGACCCTTCCGCACCCTGTGCATGCGCATGGGTGCGGGCATGGCCGTGTCGGAAATGATGTCGGCCAATCCCCTGCTGCGGGATTCCGACAAATCGCGCCGGCGTATGGACCATGAAGGGGAAAGCGGTATTCGCTCCGTGCAGATTGCCGGAGCCGATCCGGCGTTGATGGCCGATGCTGCCCGATACAATGTGGATCAGGGTGCGCAGATCATCGACATCAACATGGGCTGTCCGGCAAAGAAAGTAAACAAGAAGATGGCAGGCTCCGCCCTGCTGCAATTCCCGGAGCTGGTGCAGGACATCGTCAGCGCCGTGGTAACTGCAGTGTCGGTGCCGGTGACCCTGAAAATTCGTACCGGCTGGGATCCGGATAACCGTAACGGCGTGCACATTGCCCGCATTGCCGAAGACAGCGGAATTCGAGCCCTGGCCGTGCATGGCCGCACCCGTGCCTGCATGTACAAGGGGAACGCGGAATACGACACCATCAGGGCAATCAAACAGGCCGTCTCGATGCCCGTTGTTGCCAACGGAGACATCACCAGCCCGCAAAAGGCGCGGTTTGTGCTGGATTACACCGGCGCCGATGCCATTATGATTGGCCGGGCTGCGCAGGGACGGCCGTGGATTTTCAGAGAAATCCGCCACTATCTTGAGCATGGCACCACCCCAGCACCGCTCCCGATGGAACAGGAGCAGGCAATGATTCGGGAACACGTTACCGCGCTGCATGACTTTTATGGCGAGGTAATGGGTGTGAGGATTGCCCGAAAGCATGTGGGATGGTACCTGCAGGAAAGTGACGCGGGCCGTGACTTTCGCCGTAATTTCAATGCTCTCGAAGAGGCCGGGCAGCAGCTCGACGCTTTGGAGCAGTTTTTCGCGAATAATAGCTTAACGAACAATAGAAGAGCCGACTGA
- the fis gene encoding DNA-binding transcriptional regulator Fis, which yields MFEQTTTSDALVTTTKSPTSEQPTQRPLRNSVEQALRNYLSQLNGQEVTELYELVLSEVEAPMLDVIMQYTRGNQTRAANMMGINRGTLRKKLKKYGMN from the coding sequence ATGTTCGAACAAACTACGACTTCTGACGCACTGGTAACCACCACCAAATCTCCGACTTCCGAGCAGCCGACCCAGCGCCCGCTGCGCAACTCCGTGGAGCAGGCCCTGCGCAACTACCTGTCTCAGCTTAACGGCCAGGAAGTCACCGAGCTGTATGAGCTGGTTCTCTCCGAAGTCGAAGCGCCCATGCTGGACGTGATCATGCAGTACACCCGCGGCAACCAGACCCGCGCCGCCAACATGATGGGCATTAACCGCGGCACCCTGCGCAAGAAGCTCAAGAAATACGGCATGAACTGA
- a CDS encoding cytochrome P460 family protein, whose protein sequence is MRFRTTSTITLAALLAGGTFWVAAATSSDQFSPYVDAKGTISRPTAFRDEWVHIGSWFVREDDQASGPGVHDVYAEPSAVKSFKQNGQWPDGATLVKEISSIREGQKATGFAQWAGEPGVWFVMVRDRKNRFPENAAWGEGWGWALFTQDSPEVSLTKNWKGEGFNNCFGCHVPAKDAEWVYIEGYPTIRDSANYGN, encoded by the coding sequence ATGCGATTCAGAACAACATCCACCATCACGCTTGCCGCCCTGCTCGCCGGCGGCACATTCTGGGTTGCGGCCGCGACCAGCAGCGATCAGTTCTCGCCCTATGTTGATGCCAAAGGCACAATCAGCCGCCCCACCGCATTTCGTGATGAATGGGTTCACATAGGCAGCTGGTTTGTGCGTGAAGATGATCAGGCCAGCGGGCCCGGTGTGCACGACGTATATGCGGAACCTTCGGCCGTGAAAAGCTTTAAACAAAACGGGCAGTGGCCAGATGGTGCCACCCTGGTCAAAGAAATAAGTAGTATTCGTGAAGGTCAGAAAGCAACCGGCTTTGCTCAATGGGCGGGCGAACCGGGTGTTTGGTTTGTGATGGTACGCGACCGCAAGAACCGCTTTCCCGAGAATGCAGCCTGGGGAGAAGGCTGGGGCTGGGCACTGTTCACACAAGACAGCCCCGAAGTCAGTCTGACCAAAAACTGGAAAGGCGAAGGCTTTAACAACTGCTTCGGGTGCCACGTGCCGGCGAAAGACGCCGAATGGGTCTACATCGAGGGCTACCCGACGATTCGTGATTCGGCGAACTACGGAAACTGA
- a CDS encoding CoA-acylating methylmalonate-semialdehyde dehydrogenase, protein MNTIGHLINGTIVNDNGRTQDVYNPSTGEVSKQVALASKATVEEAIAAAQAAFPAWRNTPPLKRARVMFRFKELLEQNAEKICQMIGEEHGKIVHDAMGELSRGIENVEYACGVPELLKGEHSKNVGPAIDSWSEFQPLGVVAGITPFNFPAMVPLWMFPMAIACGNTFVLKPSERDPGSTLFIAQLLMEAGLPAGVINVVNGDKEAVDTLLDDARVQAVSFVGSTPIAEYIYSRASANGKRCQALGGAKNHAIVMPDADMDNAVSALTGAAFGSSGERCMALSVAVAVGDAAADALIEKMQAQMQSLKVGAFHDKQNDFGPVITQAHMEKVVGYINSAEKQGAEIVVDGRNPSVPGYEQGFFVGGTLIDRVTPEMLCYREEIFGPVLLVVRVETMQEAMDLIDAHEYGNGTCIFTRDGEAARYFSDNIQVGMVGINVPLPVPVAYHSFGGWKRSLFGDLYAYGPDAVRFYTRRKTVTQRWPSAGVREGAQFAFPS, encoded by the coding sequence ATGAACACCATAGGTCATTTGATCAACGGCACCATTGTTAACGATAACGGACGCACCCAGGACGTTTACAACCCCTCTACCGGCGAGGTGTCCAAACAGGTGGCACTGGCCAGCAAGGCCACCGTAGAAGAAGCCATTGCCGCCGCCCAGGCCGCCTTTCCGGCCTGGCGCAATACGCCGCCGCTCAAGCGTGCCCGGGTCATGTTCCGGTTCAAGGAACTGCTGGAGCAGAATGCCGAGAAAATCTGCCAAATGATCGGCGAAGAGCACGGCAAGATAGTGCACGACGCCATGGGGGAGCTGTCCCGGGGCATTGAGAACGTGGAATACGCCTGCGGCGTGCCCGAGCTGCTCAAGGGAGAGCACAGCAAGAACGTGGGGCCGGCCATCGACTCCTGGAGCGAGTTTCAGCCCCTGGGGGTGGTCGCCGGCATTACTCCCTTCAACTTTCCGGCCATGGTGCCGCTGTGGATGTTTCCCATGGCCATCGCCTGCGGCAACACCTTTGTGCTCAAGCCGTCGGAGCGGGATCCGGGCTCAACCCTGTTTATCGCCCAGCTGCTGATGGAAGCGGGTTTGCCCGCCGGCGTCATCAACGTGGTGAACGGCGACAAGGAAGCGGTCGATACCCTGCTGGACGACGCGCGCGTGCAGGCGGTCAGCTTTGTGGGATCCACTCCCATTGCCGAATACATCTACAGCCGCGCCAGTGCCAACGGCAAGCGTTGCCAGGCCCTGGGTGGTGCCAAGAACCACGCCATTGTGATGCCCGATGCCGATATGGACAACGCCGTCAGCGCCCTGACCGGCGCCGCCTTTGGCTCTTCCGGTGAACGCTGTATGGCACTGTCGGTAGCGGTGGCGGTGGGCGATGCGGCCGCCGATGCCCTAATAGAGAAAATGCAGGCACAGATGCAGAGCCTCAAGGTGGGTGCCTTTCACGACAAGCAGAACGACTTTGGTCCGGTGATCACCCAGGCACACATGGAAAAAGTGGTGGGCTATATCAACAGTGCCGAGAAGCAGGGCGCCGAGATCGTGGTCGATGGCCGCAACCCGTCCGTGCCTGGCTACGAGCAGGGCTTCTTCGTGGGCGGCACCCTGATCGACCGGGTCACTCCCGAGATGCTGTGCTACCGGGAAGAGATCTTTGGTCCTGTGTTGCTGGTGGTGCGTGTGGAAACCATGCAGGAAGCCATGGATTTGATTGATGCCCATGAATACGGCAATGGTACCTGCATCTTTACTCGAGACGGCGAAGCGGCCCGTTACTTCAGCGACAACATTCAGGTAGGCATGGTCGGTATCAACGTACCGCTGCCGGTGCCCGTGGCCTATCACTCCTTTGGTGGCTGGAAGCGCTCACTGTTCGGTGATCTCTATGCTTACGGTCCCGATGCGGTGCGTTTTTACACCCGCCGCAAAACCGTCACCCAGCGCTGGCCCTCGGCCGGTGTGCGTGAAGGCGCCCAGTTCGCCTTTCCAAGCTAA
- a CDS encoding aspartate aminotransferase family protein, whose translation MSKQDCLQRAGLSPEQLDAYWMPYTGNRQFKQDPRIIVSAEGSYYRDVDGRRIFDGLSGLWTCGAGHNRPEIAEAVSRQLRELDYAPAFQYGHPKAFELAHRLRELTPAGLDYAFFTGSGSESADTALKIARAYWRKKGKASKTRLIGRSKGYHGVNFGGISLGGIGANRALFGQGIDADHLPHTLMAENAFTQGMPQTGADKADELLELIALHDASNIAAVIVEPLAGSAGVIPPPVGYLQRLREICDRHDILLIFDEVITGFGRMGSMTGAEEFGVVPDIMNVAKQLTNGAVPMGAVICKGEIYHTFMEQGGPDYMLELPHGYTYSGHPVACAAALASLDILQQDRLIDRVKEMAPVFEQALHGLKGTRYVSDIRNYGLAGALQIESHPGEPARRPYEIAMKCWQKGFYVRYGGDTIQLGLPFIVEREEIDRLVNALGEAIGELD comes from the coding sequence ATGTCTAAACAGGATTGCTTGCAGCGTGCCGGCCTGAGCCCCGAACAGCTCGACGCCTACTGGATGCCCTACACCGGCAACCGTCAGTTCAAACAGGATCCGCGCATCATCGTGAGTGCCGAGGGCAGTTACTACCGGGATGTGGACGGTCGCCGTATTTTCGACGGCCTCTCCGGCCTGTGGACCTGCGGCGCGGGTCATAACCGTCCCGAAATCGCCGAGGCGGTGTCCCGTCAGCTGCGTGAGCTCGACTATGCCCCGGCCTTTCAATATGGCCATCCCAAGGCCTTTGAGCTGGCCCATCGCCTGCGTGAGCTGACCCCGGCCGGCCTGGACTATGCGTTTTTTACCGGCTCCGGCTCCGAGAGCGCCGACACCGCCCTGAAAATTGCCCGGGCTTACTGGCGCAAGAAGGGCAAGGCCAGCAAGACCCGCTTGATCGGTCGCTCCAAGGGCTATCACGGCGTGAACTTTGGCGGCATCAGCCTGGGCGGCATCGGTGCCAACCGGGCGCTGTTTGGCCAGGGCATCGACGCCGATCACCTGCCTCATACCCTGATGGCGGAAAACGCCTTTACACAAGGCATGCCCCAGACCGGTGCCGACAAGGCCGACGAGCTGCTGGAGCTGATTGCCCTGCACGATGCCTCCAACATTGCCGCCGTGATCGTGGAGCCGCTGGCCGGCTCCGCCGGGGTCATTCCACCGCCGGTGGGCTACCTGCAACGGCTGCGGGAGATCTGCGACCGGCATGACATTCTGCTGATCTTCGACGAGGTGATCACCGGCTTTGGCCGCATGGGATCCATGACCGGTGCCGAGGAGTTCGGCGTGGTGCCCGACATCATGAACGTGGCCAAGCAGCTGACCAACGGTGCCGTGCCCATGGGGGCGGTGATCTGCAAGGGCGAGATCTACCACACCTTTATGGAGCAGGGCGGTCCCGACTACATGCTGGAGCTGCCCCACGGCTACACCTATTCCGGCCACCCGGTGGCCTGCGCGGCGGCGCTGGCGTCACTCGACATTTTGCAGCAGGACCGGCTGATCGATCGGGTCAAGGAGATGGCTCCGGTATTTGAACAGGCCCTGCACGGCCTTAAGGGCACCCGCTATGTCAGCGATATTCGCAACTACGGCCTGGCCGGTGCCCTGCAGATAGAAAGCCACCCCGGCGAGCCGGCCCGTCGCCCTTACGAGATTGCCATGAAGTGCTGGCAGAAGGGCTTCTACGTGCGCTATGGCGGCGACACCATTCAGCTCGGCCTGCCCTTTATCGTGGAGCGGGAAGAGATAGACCGTCTGGTCAATGCCCTGGGCGAGGCCATTGGCGAGCTGGACTGA
- a CDS encoding LysR family transcriptional regulator — protein sequence MRSKKQLSQVTDFDLRLLRLFKVVAESGSFSAAESALGITRSAVSLQMSDLEKRLGMRLCQRGRAGFALTDEGREVLRAGEVLLTAVENFRGEVNQINNQLRGELNIGIVNNLVTQPHMSITRALKALRERSDEIRINISMSTPGEIERGLFDGRLHVGAIPLNTPLSGLDYSLLYEEHASLYCSHEHPFFHEEHGLDDERLGAVDAVVPSYRMTEQAIELHRMLHCTATASDREGIAFLILTGSYIGYLPDHYAAKWVAKGQMKALCPERLFFDSRLAIVTRKGRRPNLLLETFLNSLPSLG from the coding sequence ATGCGATCAAAAAAACAATTGTCCCAGGTCACGGATTTTGATTTGCGTCTGTTGCGCCTGTTCAAGGTGGTGGCCGAGAGTGGCAGTTTTTCCGCGGCCGAAAGCGCCCTCGGCATTACCCGCTCGGCGGTCAGTCTGCAAATGAGTGATCTGGAAAAGCGTCTGGGTATGCGCCTGTGTCAGCGCGGCCGGGCCGGCTTTGCCCTGACCGACGAGGGACGGGAGGTGCTGCGGGCCGGCGAAGTGCTGCTGACCGCGGTCGAAAATTTTCGAGGGGAAGTCAATCAGATCAACAATCAGCTGCGTGGCGAACTCAATATCGGCATCGTCAATAACCTGGTGACGCAGCCGCACATGAGCATTACCCGGGCCCTCAAGGCGTTACGCGAACGCAGTGATGAAATCAGGATCAACATCAGCATGAGCACGCCCGGAGAGATTGAGCGTGGCCTGTTTGATGGCCGTCTGCATGTGGGGGCGATACCGCTCAATACGCCGTTATCGGGCCTGGACTACAGCCTGCTCTACGAGGAGCATGCCAGCCTGTATTGCAGCCATGAGCATCCCTTTTTTCATGAGGAGCACGGGCTCGATGACGAGCGGTTGGGGGCGGTCGATGCGGTCGTGCCCAGCTATCGCATGACGGAGCAAGCCATTGAGTTGCATCGCATGCTTCACTGTACCGCCACCGCCTCCGATCGGGAAGGCATCGCCTTTCTTATCCTTACCGGCAGTTATATAGGCTACCTGCCGGATCACTATGCCGCCAAGTGGGTGGCCAAGGGCCAGATGAAGGCGCTGTGTCCGGAGCGCCTGTTCTTTGACTCCCGGCTGGCCATCGTGACCCGCAAGGGGCGACGCCCCAACCTGTTGCTGGAAACCTTTCTGAATTCCCTGCCATCGCTCGGCTGA
- a CDS encoding glycine betaine ABC transporter substrate-binding protein, with protein MKHWLLPMMAAWLLSACSPAEQQHLRLLSGDWDTARATTELARQELEQAGFAVTVEQVAPGQIWSRLAAGEADASLSAWLPDSSRHHAERFFDRLHDLGPNGPMLRLGLAVPASATQARISELAGSDYGNNKIIGMMPGHGSLVLTEQALARYHLDEYQLLSGSGEAYRHLVNTAIEQQLPVVIAAWSPSRVMLHPQLKWLKDDQGHFAAGERAHTLVRRGLEDSAPRAMEVLGSIRLTEDELTALLRQVAAEPDLTLAVNRWRAEQSEAEPVQ; from the coding sequence ATGAAACACTGGCTTTTACCCATGATGGCGGCATGGCTGCTAAGTGCCTGCTCGCCCGCCGAGCAGCAGCACCTTCGCCTGCTCAGCGGCGACTGGGACACGGCCCGGGCCACGACCGAGCTGGCCCGGCAGGAATTGGAGCAGGCCGGTTTTGCGGTGACTGTGGAGCAGGTGGCGCCGGGGCAAATCTGGTCGCGGCTTGCCGCCGGCGAGGCCGATGCCAGTCTCTCCGCCTGGCTGCCCGACAGCAGCCGGCACCATGCCGAGCGTTTCTTCGACAGGCTGCACGATCTCGGCCCCAACGGCCCCATGCTGCGGCTCGGGCTGGCGGTGCCGGCCTCGGCCACCCAGGCCCGTATCAGCGAGCTGGCCGGCAGTGATTATGGCAACAACAAGATCATCGGCATGATGCCCGGCCACGGCAGCCTGGTGCTCACCGAACAGGCACTGGCTCGCTATCACCTCGATGAATACCAGTTGCTGTCCGGCTCGGGCGAAGCCTACCGTCACCTGGTGAATACCGCCATTGAGCAGCAGTTACCGGTAGTCATCGCCGCCTGGTCACCCAGCCGAGTGATGCTGCACCCGCAGCTGAAATGGTTGAAGGACGACCAGGGCCACTTTGCCGCCGGCGAGCGGGCCCATACCCTGGTGCGCCGGGGCCTGGAAGACAGCGCCCCCAGGGCCATGGAAGTACTGGGCAGCATTCGCCTTACAGAAGACGAGTTGACCGCCCTGCTGCGACAGGTGGCCGCCGAGCCCGATCTCACCCTGGCGGTCAACCGGTGGCGGGCGGAGCAGAGTGAAGCCGAGCCCGTGCAGTAA
- a CDS encoding NAD-dependent succinate-semialdehyde dehydrogenase — translation MDSSNALWQTGWYCNGQWQDTQERYEVLNPASGELLARVARCGAAETEQAIAAAAAAFDQWRHSTPKERTAVLRRWHDLMLAHQDELAELMVLEQGKPLAEAKGEVAYAASFLEWFGEEAKRAGGDTIPSPKRENRLWVIKQPVGVVAAITPWNFPMAMITRKVGPAIAAGCTAVVKASSVTPLCANALAVLAERAGLPAGVLNLVSGDSGPIGEALMQSSAVRKLSFTGSTGIGKKLMAQAAGTVKKLSLELGGNAPFIVFDDADLDAAVAGAMASKFRNTGQTCVCVNRFYVQDGIYDRFVARLAEAADAMKVAEGREDGAQQGPLITQAALDKVEEHVADALKKGGRLVCGGARHALGGTFYQPTVIADANEDMLLAREETFGPVAACFRFTDEADAVQRANDTPFGLAAYFYTRDLNRVFRVSEALESGMVGVNEGIISNEVAPFGGVKESGLGREGSQIGLDEFLETKYVNLGNLVQ, via the coding sequence ATGGACAGCAGCAATGCACTGTGGCAAACCGGCTGGTATTGCAACGGCCAGTGGCAGGACACCCAGGAACGCTATGAGGTGCTGAACCCGGCCAGCGGCGAACTGCTGGCGCGGGTGGCCCGTTGTGGCGCTGCCGAAACCGAGCAGGCCATTGCCGCCGCGGCGGCTGCCTTTGACCAATGGCGCCACAGCACGCCCAAGGAGCGCACCGCTGTGCTGCGTCGTTGGCATGATCTGATGCTGGCGCACCAGGACGAGCTGGCCGAACTGATGGTGCTGGAGCAGGGCAAGCCCCTGGCCGAGGCCAAGGGCGAGGTGGCCTATGCCGCCAGCTTTCTGGAATGGTTCGGGGAAGAAGCCAAGCGTGCCGGCGGCGATACCATTCCCAGTCCCAAGCGGGAAAACCGGCTGTGGGTGATCAAGCAGCCGGTAGGGGTGGTGGCCGCCATCACCCCCTGGAACTTTCCCATGGCCATGATCACCCGCAAGGTGGGCCCGGCCATCGCCGCCGGCTGCACCGCCGTGGTCAAGGCGTCCAGCGTCACGCCGTTGTGCGCCAACGCCCTGGCGGTGCTGGCGGAACGGGCCGGACTGCCGGCGGGGGTGCTTAACCTGGTGTCGGGCGATTCCGGCCCCATTGGCGAGGCGCTGATGCAAAGCTCGGCGGTGCGCAAACTGTCGTTTACCGGCTCTACCGGCATCGGCAAAAAGCTGATGGCCCAGGCCGCCGGCACGGTGAAAAAGCTGTCACTGGAGCTGGGCGGCAATGCGCCCTTTATCGTGTTTGACGATGCCGATCTCGACGCCGCCGTGGCCGGTGCCATGGCCTCCAAGTTTCGCAACACCGGCCAGACCTGCGTGTGTGTAAACCGCTTCTATGTGCAGGACGGGATTTACGACAGATTTGTGGCCCGCCTGGCCGAGGCGGCCGACGCCATGAAGGTGGCGGAAGGCCGGGAGGACGGCGCCCAGCAGGGGCCACTGATCACACAAGCGGCGCTCGACAAGGTGGAAGAGCACGTGGCCGATGCGCTGAAAAAGGGGGGGCGGCTGGTGTGCGGCGGTGCCCGCCATGCGTTGGGCGGCACCTTCTACCAGCCCACGGTGATCGCCGATGCCAATGAGGACATGTTGCTGGCCCGGGAAGAAACCTTTGGTCCGGTGGCCGCCTGTTTCCGCTTTACCGACGAGGCGGATGCGGTGCAACGGGCCAACGACACCCCCTTTGGCCTGGCCGCCTATTTTTATACGCGGGATCTGAACCGGGTATTCCGTGTGTCGGAAGCCCTGGAGTCGGGCATGGTGGGCGTGAACGAGGGCATTATTTCCAACGAGGTGGCGCCCTTTGGCGGCGTGAAGGAATCGGGCCTGGGCCGGGAAGGCAGCCAGATTGGCCTGGATGAGTTCCTGGAAACCAAATACGTCAACCTGGGGAACCTGGTTCAGTAA